The following are encoded together in the Salvia hispanica cultivar TCC Black 2014 chromosome 6, UniMelb_Shisp_WGS_1.0, whole genome shotgun sequence genome:
- the LOC125191919 gene encoding uncharacterized protein At4g18257-like — protein sequence MGEEEAKTETKKRAVESLGWLTESSIMPRKHRAIEGVGASSILELKAQLYRSQEESKRNPKDAVRPTDQNYAQHLEVHRAKKKIAEKDTFSNKNSGVDARAHKDKLELKAVQDGSASYAALEKKAEIYNKLVRGELSDGEDEEKYCVDFFRKGLEQDEPRMSRENDTSTPQAQTSQENVDADDGEDFLPIGGKAAGVGRASAAVDRSQHKHFVMEVHEEANQAREKVSELKLRRQEQLAARREKLKQAYLRKQLEKLKASKAEQA from the exons ATGGGCGAAGAAGAAGCAAAGACAGAGACGAAGAAGAGGGCGGTGGAGTCGCTGGGATGGCTGACGGAATCATCAATCATGCCGCGGAAGCATCGCGCCATCGAAGGAGTCGGCGCCTCCTCCATCCTCGAGCTCAAAGCCCAACTCTACAGGTCGCAGGAGGAGTCGAAACGCAATCCCAAAGACGCAGTACGCCCCACCGACCAAAATTACGCCCAACATCTCGAGGTCCATCGCGCCAAGAAGAAGATCGCCGAAAAGGACACTTTCTCCAATAAGAACTCCGGCGTCGATGCCCGTGCCCACAA GGATAAGCTTGAGCTAAAGGCTGTTCAGGATGGATCAGCGAGCTACGCTGCGTTGGAGAAGAAGGCGGAAATATATAATAAGCTGGTGAGGGGGGAACTTTCcgatggagaagatgaagagaagtactgtgttgatttttttaggaAGGGTCTGGAGCAGGATGAGCCCCGGATGTCGAGAGAGAATGATACTTCCACGCCCCAAGCTCAGACGTCTCAAGAGAATGTAGACGCTGATGATGGTGAGGATTTCTTGCCGATTGGTGGAAAAGCTGCAGGGGTCGGGCGGGCGTCTGCTGCTGTGGACAGGAGTCAGCATAAGCATTTTGTAAT GGAAGTTCATGAGGAAGCAAATCAAGCAAGGGAAAAAGTGTCCGAATTAAAACTGCGAAGACAAGAGCAGCTTGCTGCACGTAGGGAAAAATTAAAGCAAGCCTACCTCCGAAAGCAGCTCGAGAAGTTGAAAGCATCCAAAGCAGAGCAAGCCTGA